One segment of Nostoc piscinale CENA21 DNA contains the following:
- a CDS encoding alpha/beta fold hydrolase, whose product MATIEILGVPHAYELTAPTACPHALVFIHGWLNSRGYWQPVISRLSVDLQCLSYDLRGFGESQSHAETDVNLLQSTVGLTSQLLDSSSSQFDSLYTPTAYAQDLAALLQELNITSAWLIGHSLGGTIALWAAALLPDVVQGVICINAGGGIYLKEAFEQFRSAGQRFLQVRPRWLSQVPLIDLLFTRASVARPLDRYWARQRVIDFVVADPEAALGALLDSTTEEEVNRLPQLVSQLKQPVYFLAGADDKVMEPKYVRHLASFHRLFQYCGDNVIEIPNCGHLAMLEQPDAVASHIRAIVNGQEFWIKNT is encoded by the coding sequence ATGGCAACCATAGAAATCTTAGGCGTTCCACACGCATACGAGTTAACGGCTCCCACTGCTTGCCCCCATGCTTTGGTATTCATCCACGGTTGGCTAAATAGTCGTGGGTACTGGCAACCTGTGATTTCCCGTCTGTCCGTAGATTTACAGTGTTTATCTTATGATTTACGCGGTTTTGGTGAGTCCCAATCTCATGCTGAAACTGATGTAAATCTTTTACAAAGTACTGTTGGTTTGACATCCCAATTGTTGGATAGTTCTAGTTCCCAATTTGATTCTCTGTATACACCAACTGCTTATGCTCAAGATTTAGCAGCTTTATTACAAGAGCTAAATATTACTAGTGCTTGGTTGATTGGGCATTCGTTGGGCGGGACGATCGCACTTTGGGCGGCTGCCTTACTACCTGATGTGGTTCAAGGTGTAATCTGTATCAACGCTGGTGGTGGTATTTATCTCAAGGAAGCATTTGAACAATTTCGTTCAGCAGGTCAGCGATTTTTACAAGTTCGTCCGCGCTGGCTATCCCAAGTACCTTTGATTGATTTGCTGTTTACTAGAGCCAGTGTAGCCCGCCCTTTAGACCGTTACTGGGCGCGTCAACGGGTGATAGATTTTGTGGTTGCTGACCCAGAAGCAGCGTTGGGAGCGTTATTAGATTCCACAACCGAAGAAGAAGTAAATCGCTTACCCCAGTTGGTCTCGCAATTAAAGCAGCCTGTATATTTTTTGGCTGGTGCCGATGATAAGGTCATGGAACCCAAGTATGTTCGCCATTTAGCCAGCTTTCATCGGCTTTTTCAATACTGTGGTGACAATGTGATTGAAATTCCTAATTGTGGACATTTAGCCATGTTAGAACAACCAGATGCCGTTGCCAGCCATATCCGGGCAATAGTCAATGGTCAAGAGTTTTGGATAAAGAACACATAA
- the gmk gene encoding guanylate kinase: protein MMQVLPIQTSATTTECPPTGKLIVLTGPSGVGKGTLMRSLLQRHPQLYYSVSVTTRSPRPGEIDGKNYYFINRSKFEQLVAQGEFLEWAEFAGNYYGTPRETVVNQIQSGKLVVLEIELEGARQIRASFPNALSIFILPPSFEELEKRIRGRGQDSEESISRRLVRAKAEIAAADEFDIQIVNDDFEMALAAIEAAIFE from the coding sequence ATGATGCAAGTTTTACCCATCCAGACTAGTGCTACTACCACAGAATGCCCACCTACAGGCAAGTTAATTGTTTTAACTGGCCCTAGTGGAGTTGGCAAAGGCACCTTAATGCGATCGCTGTTGCAGCGTCATCCGCAACTGTATTACTCTGTATCCGTAACCACTCGTTCTCCTCGCCCTGGAGAAATTGATGGCAAAAATTATTACTTTATTAACCGTAGTAAGTTTGAACAACTGGTTGCTCAAGGTGAATTTTTAGAGTGGGCGGAATTTGCGGGGAATTATTACGGTACTCCGCGAGAAACTGTAGTCAATCAAATTCAATCTGGTAAGTTAGTAGTGCTGGAAATTGAGTTAGAAGGGGCAAGACAAATTCGCGCTTCCTTTCCTAATGCTCTCAGCATTTTTATTTTGCCGCCTTCTTTTGAAGAATTAGAAAAACGGATACGAGGTCGTGGACAGGATTCTGAAGAATCGATTTCCCGTCGCCTAGTCCGCGCCAAGGCAGAAATTGCAGCTGCTGATGAATTTGATATTCAAATTGTCAATGACGATTTTGAAATGGCACTTGCAGCGATTGAAGCAGCGATATTTGAATAA
- the tsaD gene encoding tRNA (adenosine(37)-N6)-threonylcarbamoyltransferase complex transferase subunit TsaD, translating to MANVLAIETSCDETAVAIVNNRQVRSSIIASQIPFHQQYGGVVPEVASRQHLETINQAIAQALEQAGLGWSKIDGIAATCAPGLVGALLVGLTAAKTLAIVHNKPFLGVHHLEGHIYATYLSEPTLDPPFLSLLVSGGHTSLIYVKDCGSYETLGETRDDAAGEAFDKVARLLNLGYPGGPVIDRLAQQGDPQAFALPEGKVSLPSGGFHRYDGSFSGLKTAVLRLVQQFDKDGGQVPVADLAASFQVTVAKALTKRAIACALDYGLNTIAVGGGVAANSGLRQHLQAAASEHKLRVLFPPLKFCTDNAAMIACAASDHLSRGHISPLTLGVESRLSLGQVMKLYQV from the coding sequence ATGGCAAATGTTTTAGCAATCGAAACCAGTTGTGATGAAACTGCCGTCGCAATTGTTAACAATCGTCAAGTTCGCAGTAGTATTATCGCGTCCCAAATTCCGTTTCATCAGCAGTATGGTGGAGTGGTACCAGAGGTGGCATCACGCCAGCATTTAGAGACGATCAACCAAGCGATCGCCCAAGCTCTGGAACAGGCTGGGTTAGGCTGGTCAAAAATCGATGGCATCGCCGCCACTTGCGCCCCTGGTCTGGTGGGAGCATTATTGGTGGGGTTAACTGCTGCCAAAACTTTAGCGATCGTACACAATAAACCATTTTTGGGAGTCCATCACCTCGAAGGCCACATTTACGCGACTTACTTGAGTGAGCCAACTTTAGATCCCCCTTTTCTTAGCTTACTGGTTTCAGGCGGACATACAAGCTTGATTTATGTTAAAGACTGTGGTAGCTACGAAACCCTGGGTGAAACGCGTGATGATGCGGCAGGGGAAGCTTTTGATAAGGTGGCACGCTTGTTAAATCTAGGTTATCCAGGTGGCCCTGTAATTGACAGGTTAGCACAGCAGGGTGATCCCCAAGCTTTTGCCTTGCCAGAAGGAAAAGTTTCGCTGCCCAGTGGAGGATTTCATCGCTATGATGGCAGTTTTAGTGGCTTAAAGACAGCCGTACTCAGGTTAGTACAGCAATTTGACAAAGATGGTGGGCAAGTGCCTGTAGCAGACTTAGCCGCTAGTTTTCAGGTAACTGTAGCCAAGGCACTCACTAAAAGAGCGATCGCTTGCGCCCTGGACTATGGTCTCAATACCATTGCTGTAGGTGGTGGAGTAGCAGCAAATAGCGGCTTGAGACAGCACTTGCAAGCCGCCGCCAGTGAACATAAGCTGCGTGTTTTATTCCCACCCCTGAAATTTTGTACCGATAACGCCGCCATGATTGCCTGCGCCGCATCTGACCATTTATCTCGCGGTCATATCTCACCCTTGACCTTGGGTGTGGAATCGAGATTATCTCTGGGTCAGGTGATGAAGTTGTATCAGGTATAA
- a CDS encoding Photosystem I reaction center subunit III yields MRRLFALILAICLWFNFAPPAKALGANLTPCQDNPAFQALAKNARNTTADPQSGQKRFERYSQALCGPEGYPHLIVDGRLDRAGDFLIPSILFLYIAGWIGWVGRAYLIAVRKESDTEQKEIQIDLALALPLIATGFAWPAAALKEFLSGELTAKDSEIPVSPR; encoded by the coding sequence ATGCGACGATTGTTTGCTTTGATTTTAGCGATTTGTCTTTGGTTCAATTTTGCTCCACCAGCGAAAGCTCTAGGGGCTAATCTTACACCCTGCCAAGACAACCCCGCATTTCAAGCACTAGCTAAAAACGCCCGAAATACAACTGCCGATCCCCAATCCGGTCAAAAGAGATTTGAGCGATACTCTCAAGCACTCTGTGGCCCTGAAGGCTATCCTCACTTGATTGTTGATGGTCGTCTAGACCGCGCTGGTGACTTTTTGATTCCCAGCATTCTATTTCTCTACATTGCTGGCTGGATTGGTTGGGTAGGTCGTGCTTACCTAATCGCAGTGAGAAAAGAATCTGACACCGAACAAAAAGAAATCCAAATCGATTTGGCTTTGGCATTACCCCTAATTGCCACAGGTTTTGCTTGGCCAGCAGCCGCTTTGAAAGAATTCCTTTCTGGCGAATTAACTGCTAAAGATTCTGAGATCCCCGTTTCTCCTCGTTAG
- a CDS encoding transglutaminase TgpA family protein → MFNLSRINWSSRLPIVNSWRQNIQTAPVMVVEDSVSLRVLVFGLILMGIVAVDIAADTKFSFWAVPLSVVGGIWSYCYRRSPNIPVKFCIAIGMLMALGAFFGRVLGELNDTRLALAELLIQLQILHSFDMPRRKDLGYSIVIGLILLGVAATLSQTLAFAPVLLLFLAIALPTLVLNYRSQIGLDESKVKREKAKESQLKSYLLFYFLLFTLIVGLGLGIFAVLPRFPGYQLRTFPVSSPIEVKGSFTGRSIINPGYVRQSNAENQGNGTENSQNGQPGKINDSFYYGFNSQMNQNLRGSMTSKVVMRVRSQVEGFWRVLAFDRYTGKGWEISRNDDVTTLKRSPWSYQIYLSPPPTTAKTREVVQTYTVVADLPNLIPAMSYPKEIYFPTPIIAVDQENGLRSPVALAEDLTYTVISEVPYRDRTLLGKATTNYPKNITKYYLQIPPEIASKVRKLTEEILANYNRNNVSKVSKTLDATYEKVLYLAQYLKQNYSIPQNPFEFPYLGDKEDLVEAFLFKYKGGYPDHFSTVLTVMLRSIGIPARLVAGFGSGEFNPFTGMYVVRNTDAYAMTEVYFPKYGWFTFDPIPNHPLIPPSVEDSQTFSVLRQFWNWVAGWLPSPVTGFFNTFFGTIFSWIFKAIAWFFALFAQGWLGVLTGLTLGTTIAFFGWLGWVQWRKWLKSRWLSKLPPMERLYQQMLQWTSTQGLGKHPSQTPLEYVQVSYQHHLPATAQVIDEISQAYVSWRYGGQTPNLQQLRQKWQEIKKSHKR, encoded by the coding sequence ATGTTTAACTTATCCAGGATTAATTGGTCTTCGCGTCTACCTATAGTTAATAGTTGGCGACAAAATATCCAGACTGCACCTGTCATGGTGGTGGAAGATTCTGTTTCTCTGCGGGTGCTAGTTTTTGGGTTAATCTTGATGGGAATTGTGGCGGTTGATATTGCCGCCGATACCAAATTTAGTTTTTGGGCAGTACCGCTAAGTGTTGTAGGTGGAATTTGGAGTTACTGCTATCGCCGCAGCCCAAATATTCCAGTGAAGTTCTGCATCGCCATTGGGATGTTAATGGCTTTAGGTGCGTTCTTTGGGAGAGTGTTAGGAGAATTAAATGATACGCGGCTGGCTTTAGCAGAGTTATTAATTCAACTGCAAATACTTCATAGTTTTGATATGCCCAGACGCAAAGATTTGGGCTATTCAATTGTGATTGGTTTGATTTTGTTGGGTGTAGCGGCAACGCTGAGTCAAACTTTGGCTTTTGCCCCTGTATTATTGTTGTTTTTAGCGATCGCCTTACCAACTTTAGTCTTAAATTACCGTTCCCAAATCGGGTTAGATGAGTCAAAAGTTAAAAGGGAAAAGGCAAAAGAATCACAATTAAAATCATATTTACTTTTTTACTTTTTACTTTTTACTTTAATTGTGGGGCTAGGGTTAGGAATTTTTGCTGTTCTACCCCGGTTCCCTGGTTATCAATTACGAACATTTCCCGTTAGTTCGCCGATTGAAGTTAAGGGCAGTTTTACAGGACGCAGTATTATTAATCCTGGTTATGTGCGTCAAAGTAATGCTGAAAATCAAGGCAATGGTACAGAAAACAGCCAAAATGGTCAACCAGGAAAAATCAACGATAGCTTTTATTATGGCTTTAATAGCCAAATGAATCAAAACCTGCGGGGAAGTATGACATCCAAGGTGGTGATGCGGGTGCGATCGCAGGTGGAAGGTTTTTGGCGGGTTTTAGCATTTGATCGCTACACAGGTAAGGGTTGGGAAATTTCTCGCAATGATGATGTTACTACCCTCAAGCGATCGCCTTGGTCATATCAAATTTATCTGTCTCCACCTCCTACCACTGCTAAAACCAGAGAAGTTGTACAAACCTATACAGTGGTGGCAGATTTGCCGAATTTGATTCCGGCAATGTCTTACCCCAAAGAAATTTACTTTCCCACACCGATTATTGCTGTTGATCAAGAAAATGGACTGCGCTCGCCAGTGGCTTTAGCGGAAGACTTGACTTATACAGTCATTTCAGAAGTACCTTACCGCGATCGGACTTTGTTAGGTAAAGCTACTACTAACTATCCAAAAAACATTACAAAATACTATCTGCAAATTCCGCCAGAAATTGCGTCCAAAGTCCGCAAATTAACAGAAGAAATTCTGGCGAATTACAATCGCAACAATGTATCTAAGGTGTCAAAAACTTTAGATGCAACTTATGAAAAGGTACTTTATCTAGCCCAATACCTCAAGCAAAATTATTCGATTCCCCAAAATCCCTTTGAGTTTCCATATTTGGGAGACAAAGAAGATTTAGTAGAAGCTTTCTTATTTAAATATAAAGGCGGCTATCCAGACCATTTCTCAACTGTGTTAACAGTGATGCTGCGCTCGATTGGGATTCCCGCACGGTTAGTGGCGGGGTTTGGTTCCGGCGAATTTAATCCTTTTACGGGAATGTATGTTGTCCGTAACACCGATGCTTACGCGATGACAGAAGTTTACTTTCCTAAATATGGTTGGTTTACCTTTGACCCCATTCCTAATCATCCCTTAATTCCCCCTTCTGTTGAAGACTCCCAAACCTTTAGCGTTTTACGTCAGTTTTGGAATTGGGTGGCTGGGTGGCTACCTTCCCCTGTGACTGGCTTCTTTAACACGTTCTTTGGGACAATTTTTAGTTGGATATTTAAAGCGATCGCTTGGTTTTTTGCTTTATTCGCTCAAGGTTGGCTGGGTGTGTTAACTGGTTTAACTTTGGGAACTACTATCGCTTTCTTTGGCTGGCTAGGTTGGGTACAGTGGCGGAAATGGTTAAAGAGTCGGTGGTTAAGTAAATTGCCACCAATGGAAAGGCTTTATCAACAAATGCTGCAATGGACTTCAACTCAAGGTCTGGGTAAGCATCCGTCACAAACACCCCTAGAATATGTCCAAGTTTCATATCAACACCATCTACCAGCCACAGCCCAAGTCATTGATGAAATCAGTCAGGCTTATGTGAGTTGGCGCTATGGTGGACAGACTCCCAACTTGCAACAATTACGCCAAAAGTGGCAAGAAATCAAAAAAAGTCACAAGAGGTAA
- the murI gene encoding glutamate racemase, which yields MYSSSIFEGNLYDFSDKEPQRAPIGVFDSGVGGLTVLRQIYRQLPNESIIYFGDTARLPYGIRSQAEILQFVREILSWMQQQKVKMVVMACNTSSALALEIVRQEFNLPILGVILPGAKAAVQQGKRIGVIATPATAKSNAYKQAILEIDPEVQVWQVGCPEFVPLIEQNRINDPYTTEVARSYLEPLLQQEIDTLVYGCTHYPHLAPVLRSLLPGYVKLVDPAVHVVSACSQDLELLGLTNTHPPLPTRFVVSGCPQQFAQSAVQWLGHTPLVEVVDLNNTVVSQLS from the coding sequence GTGTATTCATCTTCCATTTTTGAAGGTAATCTTTACGATTTTTCTGATAAAGAACCTCAACGCGCCCCTATCGGGGTGTTTGACAGTGGTGTGGGTGGGTTAACTGTACTGCGACAAATCTACCGCCAACTACCAAACGAATCGATTATTTACTTTGGTGATACAGCCAGACTACCTTACGGTATTCGTTCTCAAGCCGAAATTCTTCAGTTTGTGCGCGAAATTCTCTCCTGGATGCAGCAGCAAAAAGTCAAAATGGTAGTGATGGCTTGTAACACCAGTTCCGCCCTCGCTTTAGAAATTGTCCGTCAAGAATTTAATCTGCCAATTTTGGGTGTAATTCTCCCTGGTGCGAAGGCAGCGGTACAACAAGGTAAGCGCATTGGTGTAATTGCTACGCCAGCTACAGCTAAAAGTAATGCTTATAAGCAAGCAATTCTCGAAATTGACCCAGAAGTACAAGTTTGGCAAGTTGGCTGTCCAGAGTTTGTTCCACTGATTGAGCAGAATCGCATCAACGACCCATACACTACTGAGGTAGCCCGTTCTTATTTAGAGCCTTTACTTCAGCAAGAAATTGATACTTTAGTCTACGGCTGTACTCATTATCCTCATTTAGCGCCAGTACTGCGATCGCTACTTCCTGGCTATGTCAAATTAGTTGACCCGGCTGTTCACGTTGTCAGTGCTTGTTCCCAAGATTTAGAGTTGCTGGGCTTAACTAATACTCACCCACCATTACCAACTCGCTTTGTGGTTAGTGGTTGTCCCCAACAATTTGCTCAGTCCGCAGTCCAATGGCTCGGTCATACCCCATTGGTCGAAGTCGTAGATTTAAATAACACAGTTGTTTCCCAACTCTCATAA
- the sds gene encoding solanesyl diphosphate synthase: protein MTPATSLFTPVEADLQILADNLKQLVGNRHPILFAAAEHLFGAGGKRIRPAIVLLISRATMLEQEITQRHRRLAEITEMIHTASLVHDDVVDESQMRRGVATVHSLFGNRIAVLAGDFLFAQSSWYLANLNNLEVVKLLSEVIMDLATGEIQQGMNRFDSGLAIETYLQKSYYKTASLIANSAKAAGLLSDVSPEIAQHLYNYGRNVGLAFQIVDDILDFTSTTDTLGKPAGSDLKSGNLTAPVLFALEEKPYLEVLIERQFAQSQDLEQALALIQDSQGIQQARELAAHHAKLAAEDIAILPPSESRQALIDITEYVLSRLY, encoded by the coding sequence ATGACCCCAGCTACCTCCCTGTTTACCCCTGTGGAAGCAGATTTGCAAATACTAGCCGATAACCTAAAGCAGCTAGTTGGCAATCGCCATCCCATTCTTTTTGCCGCAGCCGAACATTTATTCGGAGCTGGGGGAAAGCGCATCCGACCAGCGATCGTCCTGCTGATATCGCGGGCGACAATGTTAGAACAAGAAATCACCCAGCGTCACCGCCGTCTAGCCGAAATCACAGAAATGATTCACACGGCCAGCTTAGTGCATGATGATGTGGTAGACGAGTCACAGATGCGCCGTGGCGTAGCGACTGTTCACAGCTTGTTTGGCAATCGCATTGCTGTCCTCGCAGGAGATTTTCTCTTTGCTCAATCATCTTGGTATTTGGCAAATCTGAATAATTTAGAGGTAGTCAAACTCCTCTCAGAAGTAATTATGGATTTGGCGACTGGAGAAATTCAGCAAGGAATGAACCGCTTTGATAGTGGCTTGGCAATAGAAACTTACCTGCAAAAGAGCTATTACAAAACTGCCTCATTAATTGCTAACAGTGCCAAAGCCGCAGGATTACTGAGTGATGTTAGCCCAGAAATCGCCCAGCACTTGTATAACTATGGGCGGAATGTGGGTTTAGCGTTTCAGATAGTGGATGACATCTTAGATTTCACCAGTACTACAGATACTCTAGGTAAACCAGCAGGTTCTGATTTGAAAAGTGGAAACTTGACCGCACCTGTTTTATTCGCCCTAGAAGAAAAACCATATTTAGAAGTGCTGATTGAACGCCAGTTTGCCCAATCACAAGATTTAGAGCAAGCTTTGGCATTGATTCAAGATAGTCAAGGCATACAACAAGCGCGGGAATTAGCCGCACATCACGCTAAATTAGCAGCTGAAGACATTGCGATTCTGCCCCCGTCAGAATCACGCCAAGCCTTAATTGACATTACTGAATATGTGTTGAGTCGGCTTTATTAA
- a CDS encoding photosystem I reaction center protein subunit XI: protein MAQAVDASKDLPSDVRNREVVFPAGGDPQWGNLETPVNSSPAIKWFINNLPAYRPGLTPFRRGLEVGMAHGYWIFGPFAKYGPLRNAENANLAGLLSAIALVILLTGALSLYANSNPPKALASVTAPNPPDAFLSKEGWNNFASAFLIGGIGGAVVAYFLTSNIALIQGLIG from the coding sequence ATGGCGCAAGCAGTAGACGCATCCAAAGATTTGCCCAGCGATGTGAGAAACAGAGAAGTAGTGTTTCCCGCAGGTGGCGATCCTCAGTGGGGTAATCTCGAAACCCCAGTTAATTCTTCTCCCGCAATCAAGTGGTTCATCAATAACTTGCCAGCTTATCGTCCAGGTTTAACTCCTTTCAGACGTGGGCTAGAAGTTGGTATGGCACATGGCTATTGGATATTTGGCCCCTTCGCTAAATATGGCCCCCTGCGTAATGCAGAAAACGCTAACTTAGCAGGCTTATTAAGTGCGATCGCCCTAGTAATTCTGCTCACAGGTGCTTTATCTTTGTATGCCAATAGCAACCCCCCCAAAGCCCTTGCTAGCGTGACAGCACCCAACCCTCCAGATGCTTTCCTATCTAAAGAAGGCTGGAATAACTTTGCTAGTGCTTTCTTAATCGGTGGCATTGGTGGTGCAGTAGTTGCTTACTTCTTAACTAGCAATATCGCACTCATTCAAGGCTTAATCGGCTAA
- the remA gene encoding extracellular matrix/biofilm regulator RemA, giving the protein MDIQLINIGFGNIVSANKVVAIVSPESAPIKRIITDAREKNQLIDATYGRRTRAVIITDSNHVILSAIQPETVANRFVISRDHHTVDN; this is encoded by the coding sequence ATGGACATTCAATTAATAAATATCGGTTTCGGCAACATTGTCTCGGCTAACAAAGTAGTTGCGATCGTCAGTCCAGAATCTGCGCCAATTAAGCGGATTATCACCGATGCGCGGGAAAAAAACCAGCTGATTGATGCCACTTATGGTCGTCGGACAAGGGCTGTAATTATCACCGATTCTAACCATGTAATCCTTTCCGCAATTCAGCCAGAAACGGTAGCAAATCGATTCGTGATTTCCCGCGATCACCATACTGTAGATAATTAA
- the psaJ gene encoding photosystem I reaction center subunit IX, translated as MAEKGDQSSYLIKFISTAPVAATIWLTITAGILIEFNRFFPDLLFHPLP; from the coding sequence ATGGCTGAAAAAGGCGATCAATCATCCTATTTGATTAAATTTATTTCCACAGCACCAGTGGCTGCTACAATCTGGCTGACAATTACAGCAGGCATTTTGATTGAGTTTAACCGCTTTTTCCCAGACCTACTGTTCCACCCATTGCCATAA
- the hetZ gene encoding heterocyst differentiation protein HetZ: MNSAATATIPTATFLGEHTIGVEVIFQLLYKEFRQSTKASEQNCHDVATRITTEVYRICSESKRIQASGSVESSAMTLARHRLQQCLRYYQLGSNRGRVELHSTLSAIIYRYINPPQKQLSYQGRLTIIEDFLQSFYLEALNAFRRENQLGTTYRPQTLLELAEYMAFTERYGKRRIPLPGRQQQLIILRAQTFSQQQPPETSVDIEQAAEGSSGDGDGSWEEPAVQQLRSTMATQAEPEPEEDTLRSVVITELMSYLEQKQQSDCADYFSLRLKDLSTQEIEAILNLTPRQRDYLQQRFKYHLIRFALLHRWELVHEWLEASLHTNLGLTPQQWEAYTSQLDEKQRSLLDLKQQGQPDDKIAKTLGLSMAQLQKRWFKVLEQAWEIRNSLVSGSGASTHE; this comes from the coding sequence ATGAATTCAGCCGCAACCGCAACTATTCCAACCGCAACTTTTCTGGGAGAACATACTATCGGCGTGGAGGTGATCTTTCAACTCCTGTACAAGGAGTTTCGGCAATCAACCAAAGCCTCAGAACAGAATTGCCATGATGTGGCAACACGTATTACTACCGAAGTATACAGAATTTGCAGCGAAAGTAAACGCATCCAAGCTTCCGGTTCAGTAGAAAGCTCCGCCATGACCTTAGCCAGACATCGCCTGCAACAATGTCTGAGGTACTATCAGTTGGGTTCTAATAGAGGCAGAGTTGAATTACACAGTACTCTGAGCGCCATTATTTATCGTTACATTAATCCTCCCCAGAAGCAATTAAGCTATCAAGGGCGGCTGACTATCATAGAAGATTTTCTACAAAGTTTTTATTTAGAAGCATTAAACGCCTTCCGACGCGAGAATCAATTGGGTACTACCTATCGTCCCCAAACTCTGTTGGAATTAGCAGAATATATGGCCTTTACCGAACGCTATGGTAAACGGCGTATTCCCTTACCTGGTCGTCAGCAACAACTGATTATTTTGCGGGCGCAGACTTTCTCTCAACAACAACCCCCCGAAACCAGCGTTGATATTGAACAAGCTGCGGAAGGTAGTTCTGGTGATGGTGATGGTTCTTGGGAAGAACCCGCAGTTCAGCAATTACGTTCTACAATGGCCACACAAGCAGAACCAGAACCCGAAGAAGACACTTTGCGTTCGGTTGTGATTACCGAGTTAATGAGTTATTTGGAGCAGAAACAACAATCTGACTGTGCTGATTATTTCTCTCTCCGACTTAAAGATTTATCCACACAAGAAATTGAGGCAATTTTAAATCTCACTCCTCGTCAGAGAGATTACTTACAACAACGCTTCAAGTATCATTTAATTAGGTTCGCTTTATTACACCGTTGGGAGCTAGTACACGAATGGTTAGAAGCTTCCTTACATACAAATTTGGGGTTGACTCCCCAGCAATGGGAAGCCTACACCTCGCAGCTAGACGAGAAACAACGGTCTTTACTCGACTTAAAACAGCAAGGACAACCCGACGATAAAATTGCTAAAACTCTAGGGTTATCAATGGCACAACTGCAAAAACGCTGGTTTAAGGTTCTGGAACAAGCTTGGGAAATTCGTAACTCATTAGTGTCCGGATCAGGTGCATCTACTCATGAATAG